A window from Drosophila willistoni isolate 14030-0811.24 chromosome XR unlocalized genomic scaffold, UCI_dwil_1.1 Seg143, whole genome shotgun sequence encodes these proteins:
- the LOC124460650 gene encoding odorant receptor 42b-like — MPPWRLYNPFIDWRSSTTNLWIVSSIEIIILSFAIVQQLLMDVFNVIYCLLLRVHLKNLRKRVQQLRTNPEETEQESYDELTKCITQHKLILEYVLNGTYADVVRLLFSFNTFVQFILIGAILGCTLVNLFFFADSLALFHSNWIGSSRRYKSTLIQFIHNAQQPITFTAGSIFPICMQTNIKVAKLAFSVVTFIKQMNIVEKLMKN; from the exons ATGCCACCATGGCGACTTTATAATCCATTTATCGATTGGCGATCGAGCACAACGAATCTATGGATTGTCTCCAGTATAGAAATTATCATTCTATCATTTGCAATTGTACAACAGCTGCTCATGGATGTTTTTAATGTCATTTATTGCTTATTGTTGAGAGTTCACTTGAAAAATCTCCGAAAAAGGGTTCAACAACTCCGGACAAATCCCGAAGAGACAGAGCAGGAAAGCTATGATGAACTAACTAAATGCATAACGCAGCATAAACTTATTTTGGAGTATGTATTAAATGGGAC ATACGCCGACGTAGTGCGATtactattttcatttaatactTTTGTTCAATTTATACTGATTGGCGCTATTTTGGGCTGTACTTTAGTCAATTTATTCTTTTTCGCTGACT CTTTGGCTTTATTTCATTCAAATTGGATTGGATCAAGTCGTCGCTATAAATCGACTCTCATTCAGTTCATTCATAATGCTCAGCAACCGATTACTTTTACCGCTGGATCGATATTTCCCATTTGCATGCAAACCAATATCAAg GTGGCTAAATTGGCATTTTCTGTGGTGACTTTTATTAAGCAAATGAACATTGTCGAAAAGttgatgaaaaattaa